Proteins from one Candidatus Eisenbacteria bacterium genomic window:
- a CDS encoding formylglycine-generating enzyme family protein: MGSPSSEPGRDSDETQHQVTLTRSFYVSQYEVTQSEWESVMGWNESDFRGSSRRVENVTWFDAV; encoded by the coding sequence ATGGGGAGTCCGTCTTCGGAGCCGGGCCGGGATTCGGACGAGACGCAGCATCAGGTGACGCTGACGCGCTCGTTCTATGTTTCGCAGTACGAGGTGACGCAGTCGGAGTGGGAGTCGGTGATGGGTTGGAACGAGTCGGATTTTCGGGGTTCGAGTCGTCGGGTGGAGAACGTGACGTGGTTCGATGCGGT